One genomic window of Solanum dulcamara chromosome 10, daSolDulc1.2, whole genome shotgun sequence includes the following:
- the LOC129870742 gene encoding probable glutathione S-transferase, which yields MAEEVILLDFWCSMYGMRARIALEEKGVKYEYKEEDLKNKSPLLLQMNPIHKKIPVLIHNGKSICESLVIIQYIDDVWKGTGPLLIPSDPYEKAQAWFWSDYMDNTVHEYARKTWATKGEEQEQAVKDFLDGLKLIEGVLGDKQYFGGDNFGFLDVSLIGYYSWFLAYETFGKFNVESECPKLISWVKRCLERDSVSKALPDCQKVCEFVLHLRKKFGLE from the exons ATGGCAGAAGAAGTGATTCTATTAGATTTTTGGTGTAGTATGTATGGGATGAGGGCAAGAATTGCACTTGAAGAAAAAGGTGTAAAATATGAATACAAAGAAGAAGATTTGAAGAACAAAAGCCCTTTGCTTTTGCAAATGAACCCTATTCACAAGAAAATTCCAGTATTAATTCACAATGGAAAATCAATTTGTGAGTCACTTGTTATAATTCAATACATTGATGATGTTTGGAAAGGAACTGGTCCTTTGCTAATTCCTTCTGATCCTTATGAGAAAGCTCAAGCTTGGTTCTGGTCTGATTATATGGACAATACT GTACATGAATATGCAAGAAAGACATGGGCAACAAAAggagaagaacaagagcaagcagTCAAAGACTTTTTAGATGGACTTAAATTAATAGAAGGAGTACTTGGTGACAAACAATATTTTGGAGGAGACAATTTTGGGTTTCTTGATGTATCTTTGATTGGTTACTATAGTTGGTTTCTTGCCTATGAAACATTTGGAAAATTTAATGTAGAATCAGAATGTCCCAAAttgatttcatgggtgaaaaggtgTTTGGAAAGGGATAGTGTTTCTAAGGCACTTCCTGATTGTCAGAAAGTTTGTGAGTTTGTTCTGCACCTCAGGAAGAAATTTGGATTGGAATGA